In Rhodamnia argentea isolate NSW1041297 chromosome 1, ASM2092103v1, whole genome shotgun sequence, the genomic window TAATCGGTTATAGATTATAATGTGAAAAAGTCATGGgtgtgtgtttttcttttttcgaaataGATTTGCACTTTGAGTTTATAATTCATAACCTTGTTTTAACGATTTATCTATTATTTagagcttgttttattttgaagctacttgaaatttattttgatttgtagTTGTTTATTGTAtctcgaaaaaataaatgaaatgaaatgaaatgttatttctggaaaaaaaaaaaatctctcaaacACGTGTAACTAGACTTGGCAGGTGAACCTATGCATCTTTACTTGGCTACCCCGAGGTGTTTGTGAAAATTCCTCAAAGACAATCCATATAATCATCAATATGTATCCCTAAATATCAGCATTGGTCTTTTCGTAATCGTATCTTGTGTTGAAATAAAATTGGCTAACTTGTAGAAGAAACGGAATACAAATGCAGGCTGGTGTGCAAAGATGCGATCCCTAATCCggtgagaatttgaaaaaattggccTCAGATAAGGTATTTACCTTTTAATTTCATTATCTTATACCAATTAATTTAGCAGCTTAGTACAAGGATCACTTGATAACAATcaatttaagtcctaaaacttgtttcGAGATACAATCGAGTCCTTAAACTTGCAAAATATACAATCAAGCtataaaatttgtcacgttGACGTAatcgagtccttccattaactctgtttaatttgattaaCGGAATATGCTGATGTGACTTTtttaataggaaaaataatacacatagtccttgaacttcggtctaatgtgcaatatagttcctgaacttttaacttgttcaatatagtccctaaactttagcccaatatgcattttagtccataaacttttgacttgtttaatgtaattcttgaacttttagtacatgttcaatttagtccatggactatatgaaaatgttcattatAATCCCCgatccaaaattaattgaagaactacattaaatattttcatatagttcatggactatattgagCATGTAGCAAAAGTCTGAGGATtatattgagcaaattaaaagttcggggaccatattgaactaatggctaaagttcaaggactatattgaacagaTTTAAAGTTTAGGAACTATAATACACATTAactcaaagttcatggaccatttagGTCATTATCCCTTGTTAATATTTTGTCTCTCCTACGTATTGATAAAGTGTCTAAAATGATGCCGTTTTGGTTcgaattttatatttaattttatatttaaattaattcaaaaaataagctaaaattaatataaaaaattgcaGCCCTCACCGCTGGTTctctttttttagcttattttttttaacttgaaagTCATGTGGCCAGTAGCACCTGAAACAATTCGGTCACAATACTTATCTTGATTATAACTAAACAATGCATAGCCACCATTATCTTGACTATTGAGAGTAGTGAAATCACACTAGAAGGTTCCACCCGTGGAGTCAAAGATAAGTGAGGTTCAGCATTTACCAGAGAAGCTCGTCCCAACCCGCTATTAGCATTGGATTCATGTTATTTCAATGCCTTGAGTTCTGTCAACCATTCTGGATACCCATGTAACTTAAAGCAAGTTTCATCTGTATGCTTCGTATTCCCACAGTGTGTACAGCCTCCTTCCAATTGTCCATTGGCTTTTGAGGTTATATTCATCTTTTCACCTCCTGAAGAGGAAGAACCGATTTTGGACATATGGAGCGTCGAAGGTCACTGTGGTTCCGTCTTAACTCCTTTAGAAGCCATGACGACGACATATGTAGGTTCTGTGCCTGACATCATAACTGCTTGTCTTATATCGTCTCTTCAGACACGAGCATAGGCTTGTCAAATCTTAGGGAATGGTCGAAGCTTAAGCACATCAGCTCATATCTTATCCAGACGATCatctaactaaaaaaaaaaacaaaaaaacaaatagacTCTAACTTCCTATAGAACTAAGTTGTACCTCTCTATATCAGTGGGACCCTCCATCAAATTAGGGTGATGGGAGTCAATGTCTCTCCATAAGCCTTGGAGACCATTGTAATATCTTAAAATGGGGCCCTCTAGTTTGTCTCATTCTAGTCACACGCCTATTCAAATCATACACTTAAGATGTATCAGgtccataaataaataaaaaaaatcagcaccAATAGAATCATATACCATCTTTGCGGTTGGAAAACGAATAAAATTTCTTATCAGAGCCGAATTCATCGAATTAATTAACCATCCCTTCACAATTCCATTTTAGCCGTCCATTTTCTTGAGATTAGATTTGTCGGCCGAGGCTATGGAAAGTCCCCATTGATACATCACGATTTGTCTTTGCCAGATATATACATCTCAACAACTTGGGATCATAGAGCATAGTCGGTGACATCCAAGTTAATGCCAATCTATGCAACGGAAGAATCATTGTTTAATGCCTGGGTTTGAGTCTTATTCGGGGTCAAGACCTGTGCCATTCGGGTCGTTAAGTCATCAAGAATGGTGGTTGTATAAGAACTCTTGCCGTGTTGCTGGTGTGCCACCAAATCAGTTGGTTCCGTTATATATTTGACCAGGTTTTTCCCTGTTCTAATTTTTGGGTCAAGGTTTGATCATAGCCAAGAAAAACCCTAGGATCTCTGCTTTGACACGACGATGAACGGaaatatttctctctctctctctctctctctctctctctctctctctctctcatatctaTTCTTCTGAATGAATGCAAAGACATACATATATTTGTACAAGGAAGAAACTATCAAAGCTATTCTAGGCTATTCACTATCTTAGGTTAAGAATCTGGTTTATCATCCAAATAAGGATATTATATAACACAAATTAAGCTTCAAATTAGTGCTGCAAATTTCTTCGATTAGTCTTAATAGACAACTCACGCCAACAAATATATCTGCCGTAGAATTGCTTCATAGACAATTCAAGattcaatttgaatttaacttttcaaattatatTACTTGTCGATatagatttgaagaaaatgattttgttaCATATTTGAATAGGTCGAGCATCGAATCGAATTTCGCTTAAGCCGTTAAATAACAAGATAACGAATTTGAGCAATCACGCATGTTTATTGCATTCAACCCATTTATAAAAGCTTGAGTTTACCTTGTGAGCACCTAATGCTTTGTGCTACAATTCCAATGTAAATTGTAGTATTGCTGATGTTTTTCGGGTCTGCATCAATAATCAAATTAGAATGTCGAATTGTATGTAATCAAACAAAATTATATAGAAGTGATGTCATTTTCTTCATCGGGTCCGAGCAGAGAGCAAAAGTCTCCGGCTATTGATAACAGCCGAGAAGGGGTTAAGAAAAATCTACAAATTTCAAAACGGTCAAATCTTGATTGGCTTGCCTCTCTACACGCCATTGCAACATGGTCattcttgaaatttgaaagatcTCCCACTTGGGTTATTGGCTAATCGTTTGACTGATTGTGGAACACAAGCCGAGTGAAGATGGGGGGCCGCCTTGTGTTCCGGACATGGGCTTGGGCCTACTCTGTAGAAGCCCACCTGCACGCGACGGTGGCTCAGCCGAAAAAGTTTCCATGGAATCGCGAGGACCTGGCGACCGGTGACTGGGTGAGGTAAATCGCTCGGGGTCTCACGataatttcttcttctccttcttcttccgcaCTCTCGCGTCTCTCCAGACCTTCATCTATGCTGTTGCAACGAAAAACCTTCATGGCTtccaattcaatcaagaaaCCGATGACCCCTCACGCCCTTTCACACCGCACTACTAGATTTCACCAATAGCTCTCGTTAACGTTGCCGAATAAAGTTCGAACCCTTATTGAGTAGAGAGAGATATGGAGGAGGCAAAATGGTATGCGCACCATCAGCGGCAACAGCAACTGATCGGCAAAGAATGAGCTTTTGTGGAGAGAAAACATGTAATTTTGTGGTTGATAATTACGAGGCGATTATTGTATTTCGGCCACGCCTCCATATCCTATTCATTTTCCTGATAGTTTTGATATAGAGTGATTCTACGGTTTTGGGGTTCGTGGGTATTTCGTGATTTCAATATGAGTCTATTTCTAGTTATGTCATCGAAGAAAACTCATAATTTGTCTTCGAATCGCTTAATCGATTCTCACATCAACATCTCAAATTGCATTAGTTGCTTTGAGTTGGTCGGTTGGGGAATCGAGATAATTGTTTTCATCCCAAGTATCTCGTGAAAGAATAACGATAGTAAACGAAGGTTCTTCCGTGAGAGGAAGTCTAGCTCCGGCATGCCCCCATTGAAAGGCACAGTGTCTACATCCACTTCTTATGTACCTTTCGTAATGGAAACTATGGAGGTTTGAGATCATTTGCCCAAATTCTCCGAAACTGTTAGCGTGACGATCTGATAGTAATATCTCTTAATCAATGAGTACTTCATGCAAAATACAcagtgatgatgtgtggatttaAGATTGATATTATATAGTTCATACTGTCggagaagcattttcctttctaCCAATGAGAATGAAGTTGaccattttgtttgtttgtttttctattttttgttatcTAGAATAGATTCGTAACTGAAACACAATTagtaaaacattttcattttttttacttatgggacaaattttcaatctaaaaataagtttggaataGGAATGAGagtcagaatttttttaatttttaatttttgaaacagaaatagaaataagaattatcctcatctctctccctctcactcactcactctctctctctcatccctaTCCCCGGCTGTCGATATTCGTCCGTCGATCGTCCGAGGTGTGGTGACCAGCTACCgcagaaattttatattattatcaaaggaattcttgtttcaaatataaaaattttatgctaTTATCGATCGTGTTTCTCTCTCAAAAACTCTTcgagataataaaaataaaaagttctaTTTTTGGCCAGTAATAGCTTaagaatgattatcattcacAGATCAGCGGCGGCAACATCAATGTCTTCACAGGGCCAATCTTTCTGCGTCTTCTCGCGTTAGTTGAATATTCTTAAGGGTGAATTAATGTtgaagcctctttttttttttttttttaattcagcgAGGTCCATGCACATGTTGTCCCTTTGAAATCTACTGCCCATGGATGTACGTCATCCATGACGTTCTTTTTGGACTACATTGTCCTGTCTGAAAACTATGAaatccctcctcttcttctgcaAATCCTTAATTTGGTCTACCTCGTCAAACTCAGTAGAGGAGGAGGGCTGGCAGGCAAGAGATGGATCTCTGGCTCCTCATCCTCGTCACCTTCTCCGTCGCCGCCTTCCTTGGAGCCACCCTCAACCTCCTCTCCTCCGCCCAAACGAAGAAGAGCCTCCCTCCGGGGCCGCTCAAATTCCCGGTCGTCGGCGACTTCCTATGGCTCCGCAAGTCCTTCTTCGAGCTCGAGCCCGTCCTCCGCTCCCTCCGCTCCCGTTATGGCCCGATGGTCACCCTCCACATAGGCTCCCGCCCCGCCGTCTTCGTCTCCTCCCCGGCTCTCGCCCACCAGGCCCTCGTCCACCGCGGCGCCATCTTCGCCGACCGCCCGCCCCCATCCGCCACCATCCGCCTCCTCTCCTCCAACCAGCACAGCATCATCTCCTCCTCCTACGGCCCCATCTGGCGCCTCCTCCGCCGGAACCTCACGGCGGAGATCCTTCATCCCTCCCGCCTCCGCTCCTATTCCCCCGCCCGCACGTGGGTCCTCAACATGCTCGCGGCGGAGCTCAAGTCCCAGCCCGGCGGCGTCGTCCGCGTCCTCGACCACTTCCCGCACTCCATGCTCTGCTTGCTGGTCCTCATGTGCTTCGGAGACGGGCTCGAGGAGAAGCAGATTAGGGAGATCGAGGAGGTTCAGCGACGCGTTCTGCTGGGTCGACGAGGTTTCAACGTGCTCAATTTCTGGCCGTGGCTGAGCAAGCTCGTGCTCCGGAAGCGGTGGAAGGAGTTCTATGAGCTCTGCGAGTGTCGGAAACGCGTCTTCATCCCGCTCATCAGAGCTCGACTCAAGGCCAAGCGAGAGCAACTGAGCAAAGACAAGGAGGACGGGAACAACGGCAACGGCGATCGGATCGTGCCGTACGTGGACACGCTCCTGGACCTGGAGCTgccggaggagaagaggaagctgGAGGAGAACGAGCTCGTGACCCTCTGCTGGGAGTTCCTCAACGCCGGCGCTCACACAACGTCGACGGCACTGCAGTGGATCATGGCCAACCTGATCAAGTACCCTGAAATCCAAGAGAGGCTCTACCGTGAAATCAAATCAGTCGTTGTACAAGGGGCGGAACAAGTGAAGGAGGAGGACGTGCAGAGGATGGGCTACCTGAAGGCGGTGGTACTGGAGGGGCTGCGCCGCCACCCGCCGGCGCACTTCGTTCTGCCGCACGCGGTGACGGAGGACGCGGAGCTGGGAGGGTACGTGATCCCTAAGGACGGGACCATCAACTTCATGGTGGCGGAGATGGGTTGGGACCCGGAAGTGTGGGAGGACCCGATGGCGTTCAAGCCGGAGAGGTTCTTGAATTGCAAAGGCGGGGAGTTCGACATCACGGGGAGCAGGGAGATAAAGATGATGCCTTTTGGGGCGGGGAGAAGAATCTGTCCTGGATACGGGCTTGCGATGCTGCACTTGGAGTACTTCGTGGCGAACTTGGTCTGGCTGTTCCAGTGGCGGACTGTGGCGGGCGAAGAGGTGGACCTATCGGAGAAGCAGGAGTTCATCATCGCAGGGATGAAGAACCCTTTGAGGGCTCAGATTTCTCCCCGGAATTTGGGCACCCGAATTTCGGAAAATGTCCTCCCTTCCCAATGAATGAAGTGTACCTGGTGTATGTAATTAGGTGTTTGTGAAAATTCCTCAAAGACAACGCGTATGTAATCGTCCATATTTATCCCTGAATATTAGCATTGGTCCTTTCGTATCTCGTgttaaaaatgaaattggctaACTCGCAGAAGAAATAGCATTCAATTGCAGGCTGGTGTACAAAGACGCGATCcatattcttgtgaaaattgaatttttttaatttctcgtCTTTTAAGGCATATTTGGcaactattctaagaaaaaaaatgattctaattaaaattatatttttttattctgttctttGGATGATATTTCGATAATCAAAAGGTGTTTGGTAATCGCATCAAATTTCTGTTTTCAAAAATAACCAAGTGAtgacaattcttttttttattttaatttttaaaatttttaaaatttttaaaatttttttcaaattttaactttttatataaaaaaattactttttttttaaatttccccctcgtttttagacaatttaagattcaatttgaatttatcttttcaaattatATTACTTGTTGATATATATTTGAAGTAAATGATTTTGTTACTTATTTGAATAGGTCGAGCATCAAATCGAATTTCGCTTAAACTGTCTCAAGAATCGAGATAATAAATTTGAGTTATCTACACATGTTTATTGCATTCAACCCATTCATAAAAGTTTCGAGTTTTCCTTGTGAGTACCGATGTAAATTGTAGTATTGCTGATGTTTTTTGGGCCTGCATcgataattaaattaaaatgtcATACCGTATGCAATCAAACAAAGTTATAGAGAAGTGATGTCATTTTCTTCATCAGGTCCGAGTAGAGAGCAAAAGTCTC contains:
- the LOC125315349 gene encoding cytochrome P450 89A2-like, which encodes MDLWLLILVTFSVAAFLGATLNLLSSAQTKKSLPPGPLKFPVVGDFLWLRKSFFELEPVLRSLRSRYGPMVTLHIGSRPAVFVSSPALAHQALVHRGAIFADRPPPSATIRLLSSNQHSIISSSYGPIWRLLRRNLTAEILHPSRLRSYSPARTWVLNMLAAELKSQPGGVVRVLDHFPHSMLCLLVLMCFGDGLEEKQIREIEEVQRRVLLGRRGFNVLNFWPWLSKLVLRKRWKEFYELCECRKRVFIPLIRARLKAKREQLSKDKEDGNNGNGDRIVPYVDTLLDLELPEEKRKLEENELVTLCWEFLNAGAHTTSTALQWIMANLIKYPEIQERLYREIKSVVVQGAEQVKEEDVQRMGYLKAVVLEGLRRHPPAHFVLPHAVTEDAELGGYVIPKDGTINFMVAEMGWDPEVWEDPMAFKPERFLNCKGGEFDITGSREIKMMPFGAGRRICPGYGLAMLHLEYFVANLVWLFQWRTVAGEEVDLSEKQEFIIAGMKNPLRAQISPRNLGTRISENVLPSQ